The genomic window CAATCGCGTGAAGTATCCGCTTGTGCGCTCGCGCCTGCTCAAGCTGTGGCGCGAGGCACGGGCGATGCGCACGCCGGTCGCGGCTTGGGCCTCGATCGTGGAGGACCCGAAAAAGCGCGCGGCCTATACCACCAAGCGTGGTCTTGGTGGCTTTGTGCGCGCCACTTGGGACGAGGTGACTGAGATCGTCGCCTCGGCCAATGCCTACACCGCCAAGAAGCACGGACCCGACCGCGTCATCGGTTTCTCGCCGATTCCGGCCATGTCCATGGTCTCCTACGCAGCGGGCTCGCGTTATCTGTCGCTGCTCGGCGGCGTCTGCATGTCGTTCTATGACTGGTATTGCGACTTGCCGCCGTCTTCTCCACAGACCTGGGGCGAGCAGACCGACGTGCCTGAAAGCGCGGATTGGTATAACTCCGGCTTCCTGATCCTCTGGGGCTCCAACGTTCCGCAGACCCGTACGCCGGACGCGCATTTCTACACCGAGGCGCGCTATCGCGGCGCCAAGAGCGTTGTGATCACGCCGGATTATTCGGAAGCATCGAAATTTGCCGACCTATGGATTTCGGTGAAGCAGGGCACCGACGCCGCGCTGGCCATGGCGATGGGGCACGTGATCCTGCGCGAATTCTACATTGACCGTCAGGCGCAGTATTTCGAGGACTATGTCCGCCAATATACCGACATGCCGATGCTTGTGCGTCTCGACAAGAAGGACGGCGAGTTGGTTCCGGGGCGCATGCTGCGCGCCTCCGATTTCGCCGGCGGCCTCGGCGAGACCAACAATCCGGAATGGAAAACCGTCGCCTTCGACGAAACTTCGGAAAGTATCGTTGTGCCGCGCGGCTCGGTCGGCTTCCGTTGGGGCGAGAAAGGCAAGTGGAATCTGGAGGAGAAGGATTCCGAAGGACGTGACACCAGCCTTCGCATGTCTCTGGAAAGCGCGCATGATGAGATCGTCGATGTGGCTTTCCCATATTTCGGCAATCTCGATCACGAACATTTCGTCGGCGACGCGCACCCCAGTGTGCTGGAGCGACGCGTTCCGGTGAAGAAGGTGAAGCTCTCCGACGGCGAAGCGCTGGTGGCGACCGTGTTTGACCTGTTTGTCGCGAATTACGGCGTCGATCGCGGCTTCGGCGGCGGCCATGTCGCCAAATCCTACGACGAGAATGTACCTTATACGCCGGCCTGGGCGGAAAAGATCACCGGCGTACCGCGCGACCAGATCATCACCGTGGCGCGCGAATTTGCGCTGAATGCCGAGAAGACCAAGGGCCGTTCGATGGTGATCATCGGCGCCGCGATGAACCACTGGTACCACTCGGACATGAATTACCGTGGCGTCATCAACATGCTGGTGATGTGCGGTTGCATCGGTCAGTCGGGTGGCGGCTGGTCTCATTATGTCGGGCAGGAGAAGCTGCGGCCACAATCGGGGTGGCTTCCCCTGGCATTCGCGCTCGACTGGGGCCGGCCGCCGCGCCAACAGAACTCAACCTCATTCTTTTATGCGCATACCGACCAGTGGCGTTATGAGACCGTGGGCGTCGAGGAAATCCTGTCGCCGACCGCGCCTCCGGGGCCATGGGACGGTGCGCTGATCGACTATAATGTGCGCGCCGAACGCATGGGCTGGCTGCCATCGGCGCCGCAGCTCCGGCAGAATCCGCTCGCGATTGCGAAAAAAGCGGAAGCGGCTGGGCTCGATGCCAAGGACTATGTCGCCAAGGCGCTGAAATCCGGCGAATTGCAAATGGCCTGCGAGGATCCGGATCATCCGGACAACTGGCCGCGCAACATGTTCGTCTGGCGCTCCAATCTGCTTGGCTCCTCGGGCAAGGGCCACGAATATTTCCTCAAGCATCTGCTCGGCACGACGCATGGCGTGCAGGGCAAGGATCTGGGCGAGAGCGGTCGGAAAAAGCCGCAGGATGTGGTCTGGCATGATGACGCGCCGATCGGGAAACTCGATCTGCTGGTCACGCTTGATTTCCGCATGTCCACGACCTGCGTCTATTCCGATATCGTTCTGCCGACCGCGACCTGGTACGAGAAGAACGATCTCAACACCTCCGACATGCATCCCTTCATTCACCCGCTCACTGCGGCGGTGGACCCGGTATGGGAGGCGAGGAGCGACTGGGAAATCTACAAGTCCATCGCCAAGGCGTTTTCACGCGTCGCGCCGGAAGTGCTCGGCGCGGAGAAAGATGTGGTGATGACGCCGATCATGCATGACAGCCCGGCCGAAATTGCGCAGGCGCTGGATGTGAAGGACTGGAAGAAGGGCGAGGTCGAGCCGATCCCCGGCAAGACCATGCCGGCGGTCACGGTGGTCGAGCGCGACTATCCGAATCTCTACAAGCGCTTCACCTCCCTCGGCCCGCTGATGTCGAAGCTCGGCAACGGCGGCAAGGGCATGGCCTGGAACACCGAGCATGAAGTTGACTTCCTCAAGAAGCTGAACGGCGTCGTAACTGAGGAAGGCGCGACCAAGGGGCTTGCCCGGATCAACACCGACATCGACGCGACGGAGGTCATTCTCACGCTGGCGCCCGAAACCAACGGCGAGGTCGCGGTCAAGGCATGGGATTCATTGTCCAAGACCACCGGCCGCGACCACACTCATCTCGCCATTCCGAAGGAGGACGAGAAGATCCGCTTCCGCGACGTGGTCGCGCAGCCGCGCAAGATCATCTCATCACCGGTCTGGTCCGGGCTGGAGAGTGAGAAGGTCTGCTACAATGCCTGCTACACCAATGTCCACGAACTGATCCCATGGCGGACCTTGTCCGGGCGCCAGCAGCTCTATCAGGATCATCTGTGGATGCGAGCCTTTGGCGAGGCGCTCTGCGTGTATAGGCCGCCGGTTGATCTGAAGGCAGTCAAGCCGGTGATCGACCTGAAGCGGAACGGCGAAAAGCAGATCGTTCTCAACTTCATTACGCCGCATCAGAAATGGGGCATCCACTCCACCTATACCGACAATCTGCTGATGCTCACCTTGTCGCGCGGCGGTCCGATTGTGTGGATCAGCGAGGTTGACGCCAAGGCGGCCGGCATTGTCGATAACGACTGGATCGAAGCCTACAATGCCAACGGTGCATTGGTCGCGCGCGCCGTGGTTTCTCAACGTGTCAAGCAAGGCATGTGCCTGATGTATCACGCGCAAGAGAAGATCGTGAATGTGCCAGGATCGGAAATGACTGGCCAGCGCGGCGGCATCCATAATTCTGTGACACGCGCGGTGGTGAAACCGACGCACATGATCGGCGGCTACGCCCAGCTGTCCTATGGCTTCAACTATTACGGTACGATCGGCACGAACCGAGACGAATTCGTGATCGTGCGCAAGATGAGCAAGGTCGACTGGCTCGACACGCCGACCGCCGATCAGCCCGAGCCGCTGGCCGTCGCCCGCAATCTGGAGGCTGCAGAATGAAAATCCGCGCTCAAATCGCGATGGTGCTCAATCTCGACAAGTGCATCGGGTGCCACACCTGTTCGGTGACGTGCAAGAACGTATGGACCAACCGCGAAGGCATGGAATACGCATGGTTCAACAACGTCGAGACCAAGCCCGGCATTGGCTATCCAAAGGACTGGGAAAACCAGGACCGCTGGAACGGTGGCTGGGTGCGCAAGCGCAACGGCAAGATCGAGCCGAAGATCGGCTCAAAATGGCGGGTGCTGGCGAAGATCTTCGCCAATCCCGATCTGCCGGAAATCGACGACTATTACGAGCCCTTTACCTTCGATTACGAACATCTGCAAAAGGCGCCGGAAATGCCGGCGTTTCCAACCGCGCGTCCGCGCTCGCTGGTGACCGGCGAACGCATGGAGAAGATCGAATGGGGCCCGAACTGGGAGGAAATCCTCGGCGGCGAATTCGCCAAGCGTTCGCGGGACTACAATTTTGAGGGTGTGCAGAAGGATATCTACGGCCAGTTCGAAAACACCTTCATGATGTATCTGCCGCGGCTGTGCGAGCATTGCCTCAACCCGGCCTGCGTTGCCGCTTGTCCGTCCGGCGCCATTTACAAGCGAGAGGAGGATGGCATCGTCCTGATCGACCAGGACAAGTGCCGCGGCTGGCGCATGTGCGTCTCGGGCTGCCCCTACAAGAAGATTTATTACAACTGGCAGAGCGGAAAATCCGAAAAATGCATCTTCTGCTTCCCGCGCATCGAAGCGGGTCAGCCGACCGTGTGCTCGGAAACCTG from Pseudorhodoplanes sp. includes these protein-coding regions:
- a CDS encoding nitrate reductase subunit alpha, with the translated sequence MSHFLDRLTFFNRVVDDFSDGHGIVTREDRRWEDGYRKRWQHDKIVRSTHGANCTGSCSWKIYVKGGIVTWETQQTDYPRTRPELPNHEPRGCSRGASYSWYLYSGNRVKYPLVRSRLLKLWREARAMRTPVAAWASIVEDPKKRAAYTTKRGLGGFVRATWDEVTEIVASANAYTAKKHGPDRVIGFSPIPAMSMVSYAAGSRYLSLLGGVCMSFYDWYCDLPPSSPQTWGEQTDVPESADWYNSGFLILWGSNVPQTRTPDAHFYTEARYRGAKSVVITPDYSEASKFADLWISVKQGTDAALAMAMGHVILREFYIDRQAQYFEDYVRQYTDMPMLVRLDKKDGELVPGRMLRASDFAGGLGETNNPEWKTVAFDETSESIVVPRGSVGFRWGEKGKWNLEEKDSEGRDTSLRMSLESAHDEIVDVAFPYFGNLDHEHFVGDAHPSVLERRVPVKKVKLSDGEALVATVFDLFVANYGVDRGFGGGHVAKSYDENVPYTPAWAEKITGVPRDQIITVAREFALNAEKTKGRSMVIIGAAMNHWYHSDMNYRGVINMLVMCGCIGQSGGGWSHYVGQEKLRPQSGWLPLAFALDWGRPPRQQNSTSFFYAHTDQWRYETVGVEEILSPTAPPGPWDGALIDYNVRAERMGWLPSAPQLRQNPLAIAKKAEAAGLDAKDYVAKALKSGELQMACEDPDHPDNWPRNMFVWRSNLLGSSGKGHEYFLKHLLGTTHGVQGKDLGESGRKKPQDVVWHDDAPIGKLDLLVTLDFRMSTTCVYSDIVLPTATWYEKNDLNTSDMHPFIHPLTAAVDPVWEARSDWEIYKSIAKAFSRVAPEVLGAEKDVVMTPIMHDSPAEIAQALDVKDWKKGEVEPIPGKTMPAVTVVERDYPNLYKRFTSLGPLMSKLGNGGKGMAWNTEHEVDFLKKLNGVVTEEGATKGLARINTDIDATEVILTLAPETNGEVAVKAWDSLSKTTGRDHTHLAIPKEDEKIRFRDVVAQPRKIISSPVWSGLESEKVCYNACYTNVHELIPWRTLSGRQQLYQDHLWMRAFGEALCVYRPPVDLKAVKPVIDLKRNGEKQIVLNFITPHQKWGIHSTYTDNLLMLTLSRGGPIVWISEVDAKAAGIVDNDWIEAYNANGALVARAVVSQRVKQGMCLMYHAQEKIVNVPGSEMTGQRGGIHNSVTRAVVKPTHMIGGYAQLSYGFNYYGTIGTNRDEFVIVRKMSKVDWLDTPTADQPEPLAVARNLEAAE
- the narH gene encoding nitrate reductase subunit beta codes for the protein MKIRAQIAMVLNLDKCIGCHTCSVTCKNVWTNREGMEYAWFNNVETKPGIGYPKDWENQDRWNGGWVRKRNGKIEPKIGSKWRVLAKIFANPDLPEIDDYYEPFTFDYEHLQKAPEMPAFPTARPRSLVTGERMEKIEWGPNWEEILGGEFAKRSRDYNFEGVQKDIYGQFENTFMMYLPRLCEHCLNPACVAACPSGAIYKREEDGIVLIDQDKCRGWRMCVSGCPYKKIYYNWQSGKSEKCIFCFPRIEAGQPTVCSETCVGRIRYLGVVLYDADRIEEAASVPNEQDLYEAQLSVFLDPNDPRVIEQARADGIPDAWLEGARRSPIWKMAMEWKVAFPLHPEYRTLPMVWYVPPLSPIQSAAAAGKIGHDGEMPDVRSLRIPLKYLANLLTAGKEEPVALGLERMLAMRAYMRAKTVDGVLDENIAKRVGLTGQNIEDMYQIMAIANYEDRFVIPTAHRELGEDAYDLRGSCGFSFGNGCSGGTSEVNLFGTPKSRAKTPMEVA